The following are encoded in a window of Chondrinema litorale genomic DNA:
- a CDS encoding pyridoxal phosphate-dependent decarboxylase family protein: MNNFAVMERLSQRNAVLNVQASEFKTLAYEMVDQIAAFMEELPNKKVTSGENPNAIKAILGERNLPTSGEAPNEIIGEATNLLFNHSLFNGHPRFWGYITSSAAPLGALADLLVASVNANVGAFALSPMATEIEKQTIQWIAELIGYQKNCGGIFVSGGNMANFTGFLAARKHKISTDIRREGIVFEKGEEAKQYTIYCAKGTHTWIEKAAELFGHGTNAIRWINTNRKQQLDTLALENQIEKDKQEGHIPFIVIGNAGSVSTGIIDELDKISVICKIHNLWFHVDGAYGMPAAALPENINLFKGYKEADSIALDPHKWLYSPIEAGCVLVKNPQYLTEAFSFKPEYYKFDGEQMDGDTPVNFHEYGMQNSRGFRALKVWMMLKQAGKEGYIDMIREDISLSKKLFELIDVTSNLEACTQNLSIATFRYVPEEYSTDNEYLNRLNEKLLEHLQQDGEVFLSNAIIDGNYCLRMCIVNFRTSYTDLIALINIVLKEGKKLHGNMQLQLGINA; this comes from the coding sequence ATGAATAATTTTGCAGTAATGGAAAGGCTATCTCAAAGAAATGCAGTCTTAAATGTGCAAGCAAGCGAGTTTAAAACTTTAGCCTATGAAATGGTAGATCAGATCGCTGCTTTTATGGAAGAACTGCCTAACAAAAAGGTAACTTCAGGAGAGAATCCAAATGCGATTAAAGCAATATTGGGTGAGAGAAATTTACCAACTAGCGGAGAAGCACCAAATGAAATTATAGGCGAAGCCACCAATTTACTTTTTAATCATTCATTGTTTAATGGCCACCCAAGATTTTGGGGTTATATAACATCTTCTGCGGCACCTTTAGGTGCATTAGCCGATTTATTGGTAGCGAGTGTAAATGCGAATGTGGGTGCATTTGCCTTGTCACCTATGGCTACAGAAATTGAGAAGCAAACCATTCAATGGATAGCTGAGTTAATCGGCTACCAGAAAAACTGTGGAGGTATATTCGTAAGTGGAGGAAATATGGCCAATTTCACTGGGTTTTTAGCAGCAAGAAAACATAAAATATCAACAGATATTCGCAGAGAAGGAATTGTTTTTGAAAAAGGTGAAGAGGCAAAGCAATATACAATTTACTGTGCGAAAGGCACCCATACTTGGATAGAGAAAGCGGCTGAATTATTTGGGCATGGAACAAATGCAATTAGGTGGATTAATACTAATCGCAAGCAACAGTTAGATACTCTTGCACTCGAAAATCAGATAGAAAAAGATAAACAAGAGGGACATATCCCATTTATAGTTATTGGGAATGCAGGCTCAGTTTCAACTGGAATAATAGATGAATTGGATAAGATTTCAGTGATTTGCAAAATACATAATTTATGGTTTCATGTAGATGGTGCCTATGGAATGCCGGCTGCTGCATTGCCAGAAAATATCAACTTATTTAAAGGTTACAAAGAAGCAGATTCTATAGCACTAGACCCACATAAATGGCTGTACAGTCCAATAGAAGCGGGTTGTGTATTAGTAAAAAACCCTCAGTATTTAACAGAAGCATTCAGTTTTAAACCCGAGTATTATAAGTTCGATGGTGAACAAATGGATGGAGATACACCTGTAAATTTCCATGAATATGGCATGCAGAATTCAAGAGGTTTTAGAGCTTTAAAAGTCTGGATGATGTTAAAACAAGCAGGCAAAGAAGGCTACATTGATATGATTAGGGAAGACATTAGCCTAAGTAAAAAACTGTTTGAGCTCATCGATGTTACTTCCAATTTAGAAGCTTGTACTCAAAACTTGAGTATAGCTACATTTAGATATGTTCCAGAAGAGTATTCAACTGATAATGAATACCTCAATAGATTAAATGAGAAGCTATTAGAGCATTTGCAGCAAGATGGAGAAGTATTTTTGAGCAATGCGATTATCGATGGAAATTATTGTCTAAGGATGTGTATTGTAAACTTTAGAACATCTTATACTGATCTAATTGCACTTATAAATATTGTTCTAAAAGAAGGTAAAAAACTGCATGGTAATATGCAATTGCAATTAGGGATAAATGCATAA
- a CDS encoding aminotransferase class V-fold PLP-dependent enzyme — translation MTSRRNFVRSLSLGVTGTLWAMDVTAKRKNFLQTDNEEAFWQGVRNAFPLSHKRAYFNNGTFGPSPYRVLDVIKEQLSYFNETGEYGNTKSVRKKVAEFVKVKPEEISLTHNTTEGINVVAWGLPLKRGDEVIITKQEHVGNALPWLNRAKLHGIVLKPFEPARTAQENIEIIESLITPKTRVIAVPHITCTTGLVMPIKEISALGKAKGIFTSIDGAHGSGTIDLDMKDIGCDFYATSCHKWMLGPNGTGFLYVKEDLLDTLQAYFVGGYSDTGWSLQADPPEMNGYVPTAHRYDYGSQNAALYAGVEECINFMQDIGMDKVEERVRGMATYLQSNLLEMKDKVEMLTPTEDQSRISMIGFRPKNMDFKEFNSMAAKNNFRIRIVPESGLNSVRISTHIYNSIDEIDRFLAMVKES, via the coding sequence ATGACTTCAAGAAGAAACTTTGTAAGAAGCCTCTCTTTAGGGGTTACGGGAACATTGTGGGCAATGGATGTTACTGCAAAAAGGAAGAATTTTTTACAAACAGATAATGAAGAAGCATTTTGGCAGGGAGTCCGTAATGCATTTCCCCTTTCGCATAAAAGAGCATATTTTAATAATGGAACGTTTGGTCCTTCGCCTTACAGGGTGCTCGATGTTATAAAGGAGCAACTGAGTTATTTTAATGAAACTGGTGAGTATGGAAATACAAAGAGTGTTAGGAAGAAGGTTGCCGAATTTGTAAAGGTAAAGCCAGAAGAAATTTCATTAACACATAATACAACAGAAGGTATTAATGTAGTTGCTTGGGGTTTACCACTCAAAAGAGGAGATGAGGTAATTATTACTAAGCAAGAACATGTGGGTAACGCCTTGCCTTGGTTAAACAGAGCCAAACTGCATGGTATTGTATTAAAACCCTTTGAACCTGCACGCACCGCACAAGAGAATATCGAAATTATAGAAAGTTTAATTACACCTAAAACCAGAGTAATTGCAGTGCCACATATTACTTGTACAACAGGTTTGGTAATGCCAATAAAAGAGATTTCTGCTTTGGGTAAAGCCAAAGGAATTTTTACTTCGATAGATGGCGCGCATGGTTCTGGTACTATTGATTTAGATATGAAAGATATAGGCTGCGATTTCTATGCTACCAGTTGCCACAAGTGGATGCTTGGCCCCAATGGTACTGGATTTCTATATGTTAAAGAAGATTTGTTAGATACTTTGCAGGCTTATTTTGTGGGTGGCTATTCTGATACTGGTTGGAGTTTACAAGCAGATCCGCCAGAAATGAATGGCTATGTTCCAACTGCGCATAGATACGATTATGGTTCTCAAAATGCCGCTTTGTATGCTGGGGTAGAAGAGTGCATTAACTTTATGCAAGATATCGGGATGGATAAAGTGGAAGAAAGAGTAAGAGGCATGGCAACTTACTTACAAAGTAATTTGCTTGAGATGAAGGATAAAGTTGAAATGCTTACTCCAACCGAAGATCAATCAAGAATTTCGATGATTGGCTTTAGACCAAAGAATATGGACTTTAAAGAGTTTAATAGCATGGCTGCAAAGAATAATTTCAGGATTAGAATTGTGCCAGAAAGCGGATTAAACTCAGTAAGAATCTCAACCCACATCTACAATAGCATCGACGAAATAGATCGATTTTTAGCCATGGTAAAAGAGAGTTAA
- a CDS encoding heparinase II/III domain-containing protein, giving the protein MKKLIIVCTIYLLWQANISVSQAQRNATVTEEWLTKNMVTEHPRLILNPALENQIKEKISNDPLYQKYYQYLKQQAERILEEPPLTYKKTGKRLLSVSRMAIKRISILALVYNIDQEDKYLKKLEEEVKAVCSFSDWNPSHFLDVAEMTVAVALAIDWCGEDLKPETKKLAVNAIVENGLKPGLAVSGQNWWVDVHHNWNLVCHAGLSMGALAIFEEEPEIASYILNRAVEKIPLGLTPYAPDGIYPEGPSYWMYATSYLAMIISSFESTVHTNFNLTNTEGVMESAMYTIMTAGPSGEYFNFFDARKGGFHSMSHLGLLSWFANRDAIKYDKADLENLLNSEDILATENDRFAALYFLFQVEADGNLENKSVSESEASTNKNQLPLAWVGLGDNPIGILRPENETGMYLAAKAGRAADNHGNMDAGSFILEWQKIRWSVDLGMQSYYELESTIGNEGLWSSAQNSTRWTLLSKSNFGHSTLTVNGEKHIADARSFLIENELDGPKPSFSFDLKNVFGDNVEESKRTFQKISEKEIDVTDEIKFSPSTKAFTWQMMTEADVKEIKDGFELKIGGHKLAIKVQNSEAYKLKVVSLSPPPLEYDMNIPGLKRLEVEFKKSAFSGDSAKIQIKLEGLK; this is encoded by the coding sequence ATGAAAAAACTGATCATAGTTTGTACAATCTACCTACTATGGCAAGCAAATATATCTGTAAGTCAAGCTCAAAGAAACGCAACAGTTACAGAGGAGTGGCTTACAAAAAACATGGTAACGGAACATCCCCGATTGATTCTAAATCCAGCACTTGAAAATCAAATAAAGGAGAAAATTTCTAATGATCCTTTGTACCAGAAATACTATCAATACTTAAAACAACAAGCCGAGAGAATTCTCGAAGAACCACCACTAACATATAAAAAAACAGGTAAAAGACTTTTATCAGTGTCGAGAATGGCAATTAAGAGAATTTCCATCTTGGCACTGGTTTATAATATAGACCAAGAAGATAAATATCTTAAAAAGCTAGAAGAAGAAGTAAAAGCTGTGTGTAGTTTTTCAGACTGGAATCCATCTCATTTTTTAGATGTAGCAGAAATGACTGTTGCAGTGGCTTTAGCGATTGACTGGTGTGGAGAAGACCTTAAACCTGAAACAAAGAAATTGGCAGTAAATGCGATTGTAGAAAATGGATTAAAGCCCGGCTTGGCTGTATCAGGGCAGAATTGGTGGGTAGATGTCCATCACAATTGGAATTTGGTTTGCCATGCAGGTTTGTCAATGGGAGCTTTGGCTATTTTTGAAGAAGAACCTGAAATTGCATCATATATATTAAACAGAGCAGTAGAAAAAATCCCATTAGGACTTACTCCTTATGCTCCAGATGGTATTTATCCGGAAGGGCCGTCATACTGGATGTATGCAACGAGCTATCTTGCCATGATCATTTCTTCATTTGAATCAACTGTACATACCAACTTTAACCTTACCAATACCGAGGGAGTGATGGAAAGTGCTATGTATACTATAATGACGGCTGGTCCTTCTGGTGAATATTTTAACTTTTTCGATGCTAGAAAAGGTGGTTTTCACAGTATGTCGCATCTGGGTCTGCTAAGTTGGTTTGCCAACAGAGATGCCATTAAATACGATAAGGCAGATTTAGAAAACCTGTTAAATAGCGAAGATATTTTAGCTACAGAAAATGACAGATTTGCTGCGCTATATTTTTTGTTTCAGGTAGAAGCTGATGGAAATCTCGAAAATAAGTCGGTGTCAGAATCGGAGGCATCGACCAATAAAAACCAGCTCCCATTGGCTTGGGTGGGTTTGGGAGATAATCCTATTGGCATATTAAGACCAGAAAATGAAACTGGAATGTATCTGGCAGCAAAAGCAGGAAGAGCAGCAGATAACCATGGTAATATGGATGCTGGTAGCTTTATTCTCGAATGGCAAAAAATACGCTGGTCGGTAGACTTGGGCATGCAGAGTTACTACGAATTAGAATCGACCATTGGCAACGAAGGTTTGTGGAGTTCGGCTCAAAATTCTACACGATGGACATTGCTATCTAAAAGTAATTTTGGGCATAGCACACTTACTGTAAATGGAGAAAAGCATATTGCAGATGCCAGAAGCTTTTTAATAGAAAATGAGCTTGATGGCCCGAAACCTTCTTTCAGTTTTGATCTTAAGAATGTGTTTGGAGATAATGTAGAGGAATCGAAAAGAACCTTTCAAAAAATTTCGGAGAAAGAGATTGATGTAACAGATGAAATAAAGTTTTCGCCATCAACTAAAGCATTTACTTGGCAAATGATGACCGAGGCAGATGTAAAAGAGATAAAAGATGGTTTTGAATTAAAAATAGGCGGACATAAACTAGCCATAAAAGTACAAAACAGTGAAGCATATAAGCTAAAAGTAGTGTCGCTTTCGCCACCACCTTTAGAATACGATATGAATATTCCGGGCTTAAAACGCTTAGAAGTAGAATTTAAGAAATCAGCATTTAGCGGAGACTCTGCTAAAATTCAAATTAAATTGGAAGGCTTGAAATAA
- a CDS encoding GDSL-type esterase/lipase family protein, whose protein sequence is MDTTNNFSKPSKNLFLLLLFTLFSSTIQAQSVFWDDTDNKGWPKVFQEVTMPSTIDDHQQKAYFYKSRLDGPQPLIISLHTWSGDYSQFDPLVGQIMTYGWNYIHPDFRGNNSSPDACGSEKVIQDIDDAISYALKNTSVDPTEIHVIGVSGGGMATILAYMKSRHPIKTFSAWVPISNLEDWYYETKSRGLKYASDLEKVTQTPKDSIDVEDLRKRSPLYMKVPLDLRKDTRLYLYTGIHDGYEGSVPITQTINFYNKLMDDWKFREDRKVTNEEIIELLSKRSFSNAPNRTIGGRKVHFQKNTGPVRLTVFEGKHEMLVEAAFDHIKHLHIVAIGDSNGAFENGWVTQLQKLRAKDKISNYSVSGNTIGFDNLGRADLNTLKNLEGFLTDAEDKVGYIDLVLVMLGTNDCKKVFENQQKEVVKNMRQLIKEIKTHKYSYKTPQILMILPPPYGADKQLIEKYEGAANRLDKLVLEFKKVAQNEKLDVVDVHTNMEEVLLPYSPDGVHFDIPAYQIIAFKIAQGISKMSGLKD, encoded by the coding sequence ATGGATACAACAAACAACTTTTCAAAACCATCAAAAAACTTATTCTTACTGCTACTCTTCACTTTATTTAGCTCTACCATTCAGGCTCAATCTGTTTTTTGGGACGATACAGATAATAAAGGCTGGCCAAAGGTTTTTCAAGAAGTGACAATGCCTTCCACCATAGACGATCACCAGCAAAAAGCCTATTTTTATAAAAGCCGATTGGATGGCCCTCAGCCTTTAATTATCAGTTTACATACTTGGAGTGGTGATTACAGCCAATTCGATCCACTGGTTGGGCAAATCATGACTTATGGATGGAATTACATCCACCCAGATTTTAGAGGAAATAACTCTTCACCAGATGCCTGCGGTAGCGAAAAAGTGATACAAGATATTGATGATGCCATTAGCTATGCGCTTAAAAATACTTCAGTAGATCCAACTGAAATTCATGTTATTGGTGTAAGTGGGGGAGGAATGGCGACAATTTTAGCTTATATGAAAAGTAGGCATCCGATTAAAACATTTTCAGCTTGGGTGCCAATTAGCAATTTAGAAGATTGGTATTACGAGACAAAAAGCAGAGGTTTAAAATATGCTAGTGATCTTGAAAAAGTTACGCAAACTCCCAAAGATTCCATTGATGTGGAAGACCTGAGAAAACGCTCACCTCTCTACATGAAAGTACCCCTCGATTTAAGGAAAGATACTCGGCTATATCTTTATACCGGAATTCACGATGGTTACGAAGGTTCGGTGCCAATTACTCAAACCATCAATTTCTATAACAAATTAATGGATGATTGGAAGTTTAGAGAAGACAGAAAAGTAACCAATGAGGAAATTATAGAGCTACTATCTAAAAGGTCTTTTAGTAATGCACCCAATAGGACGATTGGAGGTAGAAAAGTGCATTTTCAGAAAAACACGGGTCCTGTTAGGTTAACAGTTTTTGAAGGTAAACATGAGATGTTGGTAGAAGCTGCTTTTGATCATATAAAACACCTGCATATTGTTGCCATAGGAGATTCTAATGGAGCTTTTGAAAATGGATGGGTAACTCAATTGCAAAAGCTGAGAGCAAAAGATAAGATCAGCAATTATTCAGTTTCGGGTAATACCATTGGTTTTGATAATTTAGGCAGGGCAGACTTAAACACTTTAAAAAATTTGGAAGGTTTTCTAACAGATGCTGAAGATAAAGTGGGTTACATCGATCTGGTTTTGGTAATGCTCGGCACGAATGATTGTAAAAAGGTTTTTGAAAACCAGCAAAAAGAGGTGGTGAAAAATATGCGTCAATTAATTAAAGAAATCAAAACGCATAAGTACAGTTACAAAACTCCGCAGATTTTAATGATACTCCCACCACCTTATGGTGCAGATAAACAGTTGATAGAAAAATATGAAGGCGCTGCAAATCGACTAGATAAACTGGTCTTGGAATTTAAAAAAGTAGCTCAAAATGAAAAGCTTGATGTGGTGGATGTACATACTAATATGGAAGAAGTTTTATTACCTTATTCGCCAGATGGTGTGCATTTCGATATACCTGCTTATCAAATTATTGCCTTTAAAATTGCTCAGGGAATCTCTAAAATGAGTGGATTAAAGGATTAA
- a CDS encoding prolyl oligopeptidase family serine peptidase gives MKIQLLLASLLIGHFAFAQKAYQYPIAPKDATTDTYFNESIEDPYQWMENPTDPRLEEWLNAQKSITKKQSSKNTRIRELQLQFSSMYHDVRRESTKQFKKEETLAKYEFEDSETDINKLPDLLYKLSGKGNFKMLAKANWFKKAKSDHVIFYSKHINEKEDLALVNVSINGSDWLTGYIFDLKTGEMLPDTIKYIRKFSDFAWHGKTIYYDAFNPPAKGRELLDVATGQKLYKYTINSSAEAEIVYQNPDQSGRNYFGFKQFKNKLFLFHFIKTKTQLYNAISVADLESDSFFPKNFLTYPNEKGVHLNVDHVSNDSVFIKTTWNAPNGKVLLANINEPNKLSELIPEYDIPLQYINKLGKNIAAVYLQNGQNIALIFNRKGELLKKIDFPKGKKVKYLYELNENAKQTSFSITSFYHPELVYQISLEDLNFWPVETLSVPYNPDDLETRLINYKSKDGTEIPMYITCLKETKLNGKNPVLIHGYGGYGITVEPDFDYQNGLFLLHGGILAVPNVRGGGANGSEWALAGRGLNKQNTIDDFVAAAEYLINEKYTNPDKICITGGSHGGMLIGAAITQRPELFKAAIAEAGALDMLRLNKYTAGFVSTNINEFGDINKQDEYLNLKSYSPLHQIKKGVKYPNLLLITGDSDDRVPPHHSYKFLATLQELGDPTGLAHIYVLPGAGHGGALTQEDWESHILYKYFFILDQLGIDYY, from the coding sequence ATGAAAATACAATTACTGCTAGCAAGCTTATTAATCGGGCATTTTGCTTTTGCACAAAAAGCCTATCAATACCCAATTGCTCCTAAAGACGCTACAACTGATACATACTTTAATGAGTCGATTGAAGACCCATACCAATGGATGGAAAATCCGACTGACCCTAGGCTGGAAGAATGGCTGAATGCTCAAAAAAGTATTACAAAAAAGCAAAGTAGCAAAAACACAAGAATCCGTGAGCTACAACTCCAATTTAGCTCTATGTACCATGATGTAAGAAGAGAAAGCACTAAACAATTTAAGAAAGAAGAAACCTTAGCTAAGTATGAATTCGAAGATTCTGAAACGGATATAAATAAATTACCTGACCTTTTATATAAACTGAGCGGTAAAGGTAATTTTAAAATGTTGGCAAAAGCCAATTGGTTTAAAAAGGCTAAAAGCGATCATGTAATTTTCTATTCTAAACACATTAATGAGAAGGAGGATTTAGCTTTGGTTAATGTATCTATTAATGGGAGCGACTGGCTAACCGGTTATATATTCGATTTAAAAACTGGTGAAATGCTTCCTGATACGATTAAATATATTAGAAAATTTTCTGATTTTGCTTGGCATGGCAAAACCATATATTACGATGCTTTTAATCCACCGGCAAAAGGTAGAGAATTACTAGATGTTGCCACTGGGCAAAAACTATATAAATATACCATTAATAGCTCAGCAGAAGCTGAAATTGTTTATCAAAATCCAGATCAAAGTGGTAGAAATTATTTTGGTTTCAAGCAGTTCAAGAATAAGCTTTTCTTATTTCACTTTATAAAAACTAAGACTCAATTATATAATGCCATCTCTGTTGCTGATTTAGAAAGCGATTCATTTTTTCCAAAAAACTTTCTTACTTACCCTAATGAAAAAGGTGTTCATTTGAATGTAGATCATGTTTCGAACGATTCTGTTTTTATTAAAACTACATGGAATGCACCAAATGGTAAAGTACTTTTAGCCAATATTAATGAACCTAATAAACTATCTGAACTCATTCCAGAGTACGATATTCCTTTACAATACATCAACAAATTAGGAAAAAATATAGCCGCAGTATATCTACAAAACGGACAAAATATTGCCTTAATTTTTAATCGTAAGGGAGAACTACTTAAAAAGATAGATTTTCCAAAAGGCAAAAAGGTAAAATATTTATACGAACTAAATGAAAATGCCAAACAAACTAGTTTCAGCATTACGTCTTTCTACCATCCAGAATTAGTGTATCAAATATCTCTAGAAGATTTAAATTTTTGGCCTGTCGAAACCCTTTCTGTTCCCTACAACCCAGATGATTTAGAAACTCGATTGATCAATTATAAATCTAAAGATGGTACAGAAATTCCCATGTACATTACCTGCTTAAAAGAGACTAAATTAAATGGTAAAAACCCTGTATTAATACATGGATATGGTGGCTATGGAATTACAGTAGAGCCTGATTTTGATTATCAAAACGGACTTTTTTTGCTGCATGGTGGTATACTGGCTGTTCCAAATGTAAGAGGCGGTGGAGCTAATGGAAGCGAGTGGGCTCTAGCCGGTCGCGGATTAAACAAGCAAAATACGATTGACGATTTTGTGGCTGCTGCAGAATATCTCATTAATGAAAAATATACCAACCCCGATAAAATTTGTATTACTGGTGGTTCACATGGAGGCATGTTAATAGGAGCAGCAATTACACAAAGACCAGAGTTGTTTAAAGCGGCCATTGCAGAAGCTGGAGCTTTAGATATGCTTCGATTAAATAAATACACAGCGGGATTTGTAAGCACTAATATCAATGAGTTTGGAGATATAAATAAGCAAGATGAGTATCTCAATTTAAAGAGTTATTCTCCTTTACATCAAATTAAAAAAGGAGTAAAATATCCGAATTTATTATTAATTACAGGTGATAGTGACGACCGCGTACCTCCACACCATTCTTATAAGTTTTTGGCTACTTTACAAGAATTGGGCGATCCAACAGGCTTAGCCCATATATATGTATTGCCTGGTGCAGGTCATGGCGGTGCATTAACTCAAGAAGATTGGGAGAGCCATATCTTGTATAAATACTTCTTCATCTTAGACCAGTTAGGGATAGATTATTATTAA
- a CDS encoding helix-turn-helix transcriptional regulator, translating to MAEDKPRLARLTAIITQLQSKRLLTAREISEKHKISIRTVYRDIRTLEQSGIPIVTEEGKGYSLMAGYKLPPVMFTEDEAHALITAEQLILKNKDQSLAEQYQNAVTKVKSVLRFNQQTKAELISQRLQVRNNEANEKTSNYLIKLQSTIANNLIVKINYLSLENQQNERLIEPFALYTTQDNWILIAFCLKRNDFRAFRLDRIQNLQITNQHFEPHKITLQEYLDQCREKYKPTPDIPLT from the coding sequence ATGGCAGAAGATAAACCCAGACTGGCAAGGCTAACGGCAATTATTACCCAATTGCAATCGAAAAGGCTATTAACTGCCAGAGAAATTTCTGAAAAGCATAAGATAAGTATCAGAACGGTTTATCGAGATATAAGAACCCTAGAGCAATCTGGTATTCCCATAGTAACAGAAGAAGGCAAAGGTTATTCATTAATGGCAGGTTACAAGCTACCTCCAGTAATGTTTACCGAAGACGAAGCCCATGCCCTCATTACAGCAGAGCAGTTAATTCTTAAAAACAAAGATCAGTCGTTGGCAGAGCAATATCAAAATGCAGTTACGAAGGTAAAATCTGTGTTGAGGTTTAATCAACAAACCAAGGCAGAATTAATTTCACAGCGCTTGCAGGTTAGAAATAATGAAGCCAATGAGAAAACTAGTAATTATCTTATAAAGCTACAATCTACCATTGCCAATAACCTGATTGTAAAAATCAATTACCTTTCTTTAGAAAATCAGCAAAACGAAAGACTTATAGAACCCTTTGCCTTATACACCACACAAGATAATTGGATACTCATTGCCTTTTGTTTGAAGAGAAACGACTTTAGAGCTTTTAGGCTAGATAGAATTCAAAATTTGCAGATCACCAATCAGCATTTTGAACCTCACAAAATCACCTTGCAAGAATACTTAGATCAGTGTCGCGAAAAATACAAACCCACCCCTGACATACCTTTGACATAA
- a CDS encoding GyrI-like domain-containing protein, whose translation MQNVKIEPFNLIGIAVKTTNENNLATQEIAELWQKFMGESLLHKIPNKVDNTIYSLYTEYEGDHTQPYTAVLGCKVDNLEEVPEGMVGKNFEGGNYVKLSAKGDLSKGLIVNEWAKIWQMDLDRAFTADFEVFGEKAQNPNNAEVDFLIAIK comes from the coding sequence ATGCAAAACGTAAAAATTGAACCTTTCAACCTCATTGGAATTGCTGTAAAAACTACGAATGAAAATAATTTGGCAACCCAAGAAATTGCGGAGCTATGGCAAAAATTTATGGGTGAAAGTCTGCTGCACAAAATCCCGAATAAGGTAGACAATACCATTTATTCACTTTATACAGAATACGAAGGCGACCATACTCAGCCCTATACCGCTGTTTTAGGTTGCAAAGTGGATAATCTGGAAGAAGTACCAGAAGGAATGGTAGGCAAAAATTTCGAAGGTGGAAATTATGTAAAACTATCAGCAAAAGGTGATCTTAGTAAAGGCTTAATCGTAAATGAATGGGCTAAAATATGGCAGATGGATTTAGACCGAGCTTTTACTGCCGATTTTGAGGTTTTTGGCGAAAAAGCACAAAATCCCAACAATGCCGAAGTAGATTTCTTAATTGCTATCAAATAG
- a CDS encoding DUF1801 domain-containing protein, which yields MTQDLDSYYLNKEEPNKSCLLALRSIILKQDENITETRKWGMPCFCYKKKMFCYLWTDKKTDEPYILMVEGKHLKHPKLEQGTRSRMKIFRVNAQEDLPIKTINSILTDALNLYKNGIVKVK from the coding sequence ATGACTCAAGATTTAGACAGCTACTATCTTAACAAAGAAGAACCTAACAAAAGTTGTTTATTGGCTTTAAGAAGCATTATTCTTAAACAAGACGAAAACATTACTGAAACGCGGAAGTGGGGCATGCCCTGCTTCTGCTATAAAAAGAAGATGTTTTGCTATTTGTGGACAGATAAAAAAACGGATGAACCTTATATCTTAATGGTAGAAGGCAAGCATTTAAAACACCCAAAACTCGAACAAGGAACCCGCTCTCGAATGAAAATATTTAGAGTAAATGCCCAAGAAGATTTACCCATTAAAACCATTAACTCAATTCTTACCGATGCCCTAAATCTTTATAAAAATGGCATTGTTAAGGTGAAGTGA
- a CDS encoding CPBP family intramembrane glutamic endopeptidase gives MNLTKQQTVLLSPFLIITINFVNAFLFGQIIGKWAFIPIILIEWVLFLYLVIRYAGKETIKNWLAKPKNSFAWNLLALFIGLLPLPLFIFHHDTLSTWQVWLPWILLALINPWLEEFYWRGLLVEYTQNWKKWQSIIFTSAVFSLNHMVFGVNSELNSGFTTVISTFIMGLVWSLVFIKTKSLRWIIFAHFLVDFFNLSAASFLDLYEKGGW, from the coding sequence GTGAATTTAACTAAACAACAAACAGTATTACTATCTCCATTTTTAATAATTACTATCAATTTTGTAAATGCCTTTCTCTTTGGGCAAATCATTGGGAAATGGGCATTTATTCCGATAATATTAATAGAATGGGTGCTTTTTCTTTATTTGGTAATTAGATATGCCGGTAAAGAAACAATCAAAAATTGGTTAGCAAAACCCAAAAACTCTTTCGCTTGGAATCTGCTAGCTTTATTTATTGGCTTGCTTCCACTCCCTTTATTTATATTTCACCACGATACACTTAGTACTTGGCAGGTATGGCTACCTTGGATTTTATTGGCACTAATCAACCCATGGTTAGAAGAATTTTATTGGCGGGGTTTGCTAGTTGAATACACACAAAACTGGAAAAAATGGCAAAGTATAATTTTTACAAGTGCTGTGTTCTCGCTTAATCATATGGTTTTTGGAGTGAACTCTGAGCTAAACAGCGGATTTACTACTGTAATTTCTACATTTATTATGGGACTTGTCTGGAGTTTGGTTTTTATAAAAACAAAGAGTTTAAGATGGATAATTTTCGCTCACTTTCTTGTCGATTTTTTCAATCTATCCGCAGCTTCGTTTTTAGATTTATATGAAAAAGGAGGATGGTAA